In Cyclopterus lumpus isolate fCycLum1 chromosome 17, fCycLum1.pri, whole genome shotgun sequence, a genomic segment contains:
- the LOC117746256 gene encoding 5'-AMP-activated protein kinase subunit beta-2-like isoform X2: protein MRLKKHRKQPGIMGNTSDRVSGDRHGAKAHRSDSSGSSHKDQEPSSKMVDSTDDPNIFNTHGTESKALGEKESDLGDQVKTGPQARPTVIRWAGGGKEVFIAGSFNNWSTKIPLNKSHNDFVAILDLPEGEHQYKFFVDGQWVHDSSETVVTSQLGTINNLIQVKKSDFEVFDALHVDSLESSDTSDLSSSPPGPYGQEQYSFRPDEHFKAPPILPPHLLQVILNKDTNISCDPALLPEPNHVMLNHLYALSIKDGVMVLSATHRYKKKYVTSLLYKPI, encoded by the exons ATGCGTCTCAAGAAG CACCGTAAACAGCCAGGCATCATGGGCAACACTAGTGACAGAGTGTCTGGAGATCGGCATGGAGCCAAGGCCCACCGCTCAgacagcagcggcagcagccaCAAAGACCAAGAACCCAGCAGCAAGATGGTTGACAGCACAGACGACCCCAACATCTTCAACACCCATGGGACAGAGTCGAAG GCGTTAGGAGAGAAAGAATCAGATCTGGGTGACCAGGTGAAAACTGGTCCTCAGGCTCGACCCACAGTCATCCGCTGGGCTGGAGGGGGAAAGGAGGTCTTCATAGCTGGTTCCTTTAATAACTGGAGCACAAAGATACCACTAAATAAGAG CCATAATGACTTTGTAGCGATCCTGGACCTGCCAGAGGGAGAGCACCAGTACAAGTTTTTTGTAGACGGACAGTGGGTCCATGATTCCTCAGAG ACGGTTGTGACCAGTCAACTCGGCACCATCAACAACCTGATCCAGGTGAAGAAGTCTGACTTTGAGGTGTTTGACGCCTTGCATGTTGACTCTCTGGAGAGCTCGGACACATCAG ATCTGTCTAGCTCCCCTCCAGGTCCATATGGACAGGAGCAGTACAGCTTCAGGCCTGATGAGCATTTCAAAGCACCACCTAtactccctcctcacctcctccaagtCATACTCAACAAGGACACCAATATATCT TGTGACCCTGCCCTGCTGCCCGAACCCAACCACGTAATGTTAAACCACCTGTACGCCCTCTCAATTAAG GATGGAGTAATGGTGCTGAGCGCTACTCACCGATACAAGAAGAAATATGTCACCTCCCTGCTTTATAAGCCTATCTAA
- the LOC117746256 gene encoding 5'-AMP-activated protein kinase subunit beta-2-like isoform X6, which translates to MFVIQCVSRSTVNSQASWATLVTECLEIGMEPRPTAQTAAAAATKTKNPAARWLTAQTTPTSSTPMGQSRSHNDFVAILDLPEGEHQYKFFVDGQWVHDSSETVVTSQLGTINNLIQVKKSDFEVFDALHVDSLESSDTSDLSSSPPGPYGQEQYSFRPDEHFKAPPILPPHLLQVILNKDTNISCDPALLPEPNHVMLNHLYALSIKDGVMVLSATHRYKKKYVTSLLYKPI; encoded by the exons ATGTTTGTCATCCAATGCGTCTCAAGAAG CACCGTAAACAGCCAGGCATCATGGGCAACACTAGTGACAGAGTGTCTGGAGATCGGCATGGAGCCAAGGCCCACCGCTCAgacagcagcggcagcagccaCAAAGACCAAGAACCCAGCAGCAAGATGGTTGACAGCACAGACGACCCCAACATCTTCAACACCCATGGGACAGAGTCGAAG CCATAATGACTTTGTAGCGATCCTGGACCTGCCAGAGGGAGAGCACCAGTACAAGTTTTTTGTAGACGGACAGTGGGTCCATGATTCCTCAGAG ACGGTTGTGACCAGTCAACTCGGCACCATCAACAACCTGATCCAGGTGAAGAAGTCTGACTTTGAGGTGTTTGACGCCTTGCATGTTGACTCTCTGGAGAGCTCGGACACATCAG ATCTGTCTAGCTCCCCTCCAGGTCCATATGGACAGGAGCAGTACAGCTTCAGGCCTGATGAGCATTTCAAAGCACCACCTAtactccctcctcacctcctccaagtCATACTCAACAAGGACACCAATATATCT TGTGACCCTGCCCTGCTGCCCGAACCCAACCACGTAATGTTAAACCACCTGTACGCCCTCTCAATTAAG GATGGAGTAATGGTGCTGAGCGCTACTCACCGATACAAGAAGAAATATGTCACCTCCCTGCTTTATAAGCCTATCTAA
- the LOC117746256 gene encoding 5'-AMP-activated protein kinase subunit beta-2-like isoform X3 — MGNTSDRVSGDRHGAKAHRSDSSGSSHKDQEPSSKMVDSTDDPNIFNTHGTESKALGEKESDLGDQVKTGPQARPTVIRWAGGGKEVFIAGSFNNWSTKIPLNKSHNDFVAILDLPEGEHQYKFFVDGQWVHDSSETVVTSQLGTINNLIQVKKSDFEVFDALHVDSLESSDTSDLSSSPPGPYGQEQYSFRPDEHFKAPPILPPHLLQVILNKDTNISCDPALLPEPNHVMLNHLYALSIKDGVMVLSATHRYKKKYVTSLLYKPI, encoded by the exons ATGGGCAACACTAGTGACAGAGTGTCTGGAGATCGGCATGGAGCCAAGGCCCACCGCTCAgacagcagcggcagcagccaCAAAGACCAAGAACCCAGCAGCAAGATGGTTGACAGCACAGACGACCCCAACATCTTCAACACCCATGGGACAGAGTCGAAG GCGTTAGGAGAGAAAGAATCAGATCTGGGTGACCAGGTGAAAACTGGTCCTCAGGCTCGACCCACAGTCATCCGCTGGGCTGGAGGGGGAAAGGAGGTCTTCATAGCTGGTTCCTTTAATAACTGGAGCACAAAGATACCACTAAATAAGAG CCATAATGACTTTGTAGCGATCCTGGACCTGCCAGAGGGAGAGCACCAGTACAAGTTTTTTGTAGACGGACAGTGGGTCCATGATTCCTCAGAG ACGGTTGTGACCAGTCAACTCGGCACCATCAACAACCTGATCCAGGTGAAGAAGTCTGACTTTGAGGTGTTTGACGCCTTGCATGTTGACTCTCTGGAGAGCTCGGACACATCAG ATCTGTCTAGCTCCCCTCCAGGTCCATATGGACAGGAGCAGTACAGCTTCAGGCCTGATGAGCATTTCAAAGCACCACCTAtactccctcctcacctcctccaagtCATACTCAACAAGGACACCAATATATCT TGTGACCCTGCCCTGCTGCCCGAACCCAACCACGTAATGTTAAACCACCTGTACGCCCTCTCAATTAAG GATGGAGTAATGGTGCTGAGCGCTACTCACCGATACAAGAAGAAATATGTCACCTCCCTGCTTTATAAGCCTATCTAA
- the LOC117746256 gene encoding 5'-AMP-activated protein kinase subunit beta-2-like isoform X5, giving the protein MFVIQCVSRSSTVNSQASWATLVTECLEIGMEPRPTAQTAAAAATKTKNPAARWLTAQTTPTSSTPMGQSRSHNDFVAILDLPEGEHQYKFFVDGQWVHDSSETVVTSQLGTINNLIQVKKSDFEVFDALHVDSLESSDTSDLSSSPPGPYGQEQYSFRPDEHFKAPPILPPHLLQVILNKDTNISCDPALLPEPNHVMLNHLYALSIKDGVMVLSATHRYKKKYVTSLLYKPI; this is encoded by the exons ATGTTTGTCATCCAATGCGTCTCAAGAAG CAGCACCGTAAACAGCCAGGCATCATGGGCAACACTAGTGACAGAGTGTCTGGAGATCGGCATGGAGCCAAGGCCCACCGCTCAgacagcagcggcagcagccaCAAAGACCAAGAACCCAGCAGCAAGATGGTTGACAGCACAGACGACCCCAACATCTTCAACACCCATGGGACAGAGTCGAAG CCATAATGACTTTGTAGCGATCCTGGACCTGCCAGAGGGAGAGCACCAGTACAAGTTTTTTGTAGACGGACAGTGGGTCCATGATTCCTCAGAG ACGGTTGTGACCAGTCAACTCGGCACCATCAACAACCTGATCCAGGTGAAGAAGTCTGACTTTGAGGTGTTTGACGCCTTGCATGTTGACTCTCTGGAGAGCTCGGACACATCAG ATCTGTCTAGCTCCCCTCCAGGTCCATATGGACAGGAGCAGTACAGCTTCAGGCCTGATGAGCATTTCAAAGCACCACCTAtactccctcctcacctcctccaagtCATACTCAACAAGGACACCAATATATCT TGTGACCCTGCCCTGCTGCCCGAACCCAACCACGTAATGTTAAACCACCTGTACGCCCTCTCAATTAAG GATGGAGTAATGGTGCTGAGCGCTACTCACCGATACAAGAAGAAATATGTCACCTCCCTGCTTTATAAGCCTATCTAA
- the LOC117746256 gene encoding 5'-AMP-activated protein kinase subunit beta-2-like isoform X1, with protein sequence MRLKKQHRKQPGIMGNTSDRVSGDRHGAKAHRSDSSGSSHKDQEPSSKMVDSTDDPNIFNTHGTESKALGEKESDLGDQVKTGPQARPTVIRWAGGGKEVFIAGSFNNWSTKIPLNKSHNDFVAILDLPEGEHQYKFFVDGQWVHDSSETVVTSQLGTINNLIQVKKSDFEVFDALHVDSLESSDTSDLSSSPPGPYGQEQYSFRPDEHFKAPPILPPHLLQVILNKDTNISCDPALLPEPNHVMLNHLYALSIKDGVMVLSATHRYKKKYVTSLLYKPI encoded by the exons ATGCGTCTCAAGAAG CAGCACCGTAAACAGCCAGGCATCATGGGCAACACTAGTGACAGAGTGTCTGGAGATCGGCATGGAGCCAAGGCCCACCGCTCAgacagcagcggcagcagccaCAAAGACCAAGAACCCAGCAGCAAGATGGTTGACAGCACAGACGACCCCAACATCTTCAACACCCATGGGACAGAGTCGAAG GCGTTAGGAGAGAAAGAATCAGATCTGGGTGACCAGGTGAAAACTGGTCCTCAGGCTCGACCCACAGTCATCCGCTGGGCTGGAGGGGGAAAGGAGGTCTTCATAGCTGGTTCCTTTAATAACTGGAGCACAAAGATACCACTAAATAAGAG CCATAATGACTTTGTAGCGATCCTGGACCTGCCAGAGGGAGAGCACCAGTACAAGTTTTTTGTAGACGGACAGTGGGTCCATGATTCCTCAGAG ACGGTTGTGACCAGTCAACTCGGCACCATCAACAACCTGATCCAGGTGAAGAAGTCTGACTTTGAGGTGTTTGACGCCTTGCATGTTGACTCTCTGGAGAGCTCGGACACATCAG ATCTGTCTAGCTCCCCTCCAGGTCCATATGGACAGGAGCAGTACAGCTTCAGGCCTGATGAGCATTTCAAAGCACCACCTAtactccctcctcacctcctccaagtCATACTCAACAAGGACACCAATATATCT TGTGACCCTGCCCTGCTGCCCGAACCCAACCACGTAATGTTAAACCACCTGTACGCCCTCTCAATTAAG GATGGAGTAATGGTGCTGAGCGCTACTCACCGATACAAGAAGAAATATGTCACCTCCCTGCTTTATAAGCCTATCTAA
- the LOC117746256 gene encoding 5'-AMP-activated protein kinase subunit beta-2-like isoform X4 encodes MRLKKQHRKQPGIMGNTSDRVSGDRHGAKAHRSDSSGSSHKDQEPSSKMVDSTDDPNIFNTHGTESKARPTVIRWAGGGKEVFIAGSFNNWSTKIPLNKSHNDFVAILDLPEGEHQYKFFVDGQWVHDSSETVVTSQLGTINNLIQVKKSDFEVFDALHVDSLESSDTSDLSSSPPGPYGQEQYSFRPDEHFKAPPILPPHLLQVILNKDTNISCDPALLPEPNHVMLNHLYALSIKDGVMVLSATHRYKKKYVTSLLYKPI; translated from the exons ATGCGTCTCAAGAAG CAGCACCGTAAACAGCCAGGCATCATGGGCAACACTAGTGACAGAGTGTCTGGAGATCGGCATGGAGCCAAGGCCCACCGCTCAgacagcagcggcagcagccaCAAAGACCAAGAACCCAGCAGCAAGATGGTTGACAGCACAGACGACCCCAACATCTTCAACACCCATGGGACAGAGTCGAAG GCTCGACCCACAGTCATCCGCTGGGCTGGAGGGGGAAAGGAGGTCTTCATAGCTGGTTCCTTTAATAACTGGAGCACAAAGATACCACTAAATAAGAG CCATAATGACTTTGTAGCGATCCTGGACCTGCCAGAGGGAGAGCACCAGTACAAGTTTTTTGTAGACGGACAGTGGGTCCATGATTCCTCAGAG ACGGTTGTGACCAGTCAACTCGGCACCATCAACAACCTGATCCAGGTGAAGAAGTCTGACTTTGAGGTGTTTGACGCCTTGCATGTTGACTCTCTGGAGAGCTCGGACACATCAG ATCTGTCTAGCTCCCCTCCAGGTCCATATGGACAGGAGCAGTACAGCTTCAGGCCTGATGAGCATTTCAAAGCACCACCTAtactccctcctcacctcctccaagtCATACTCAACAAGGACACCAATATATCT TGTGACCCTGCCCTGCTGCCCGAACCCAACCACGTAATGTTAAACCACCTGTACGCCCTCTCAATTAAG GATGGAGTAATGGTGCTGAGCGCTACTCACCGATACAAGAAGAAATATGTCACCTCCCTGCTTTATAAGCCTATCTAA